The following is a genomic window from Nitrososphaerota archaeon.
CTTCCCGATGACGCGGGATTCTGCTATAAGTGTGGAGCCAAGGTGGGGCTTGTGACCCAGCAGGCTCCCAAGCAGAGCCAGGACGTGATTGCCCCCATGGGTGCCAAGAGCCTAAAGTGCCCGAGCTGCGGAGCGCCAATCAGCCCCGCGTTCGGAGAGATGTTCATAACCTGTCAGTACTGCGGGAGCAGCGTTTCGCTCGGAGACGGGGGGTGGAAGAGCATCGACAAGCACACCATGCTCCCTGTCAAGATTTCTCAGGAGGACGATGTCCTGAAGGAGGTCCGCGGGTTGATGGACAAGGGGCTGCTCCACAGGCATCTGCAGGAGTCTTCGACCCTGGAAGAGGCGAACCTTGCCATGGTCCCATACTGGCTCATGCCGGTCTCTGCTAGGACGTCCCTGGTCGCGGTCGACATGGCTGCCGAGGCCGGTCAGATTGCCACCACGGCGGCGCTGGCTGGGATCCTGGGAGGGGCCATGAGCAACAACAGAGGATGGGGTGGGGGAGGAGGCGGATTGATGGGAGGAATGCTTCTAGGGACCATGATGGGGGGTGGAGGCTTCGGCGGCGGAGGCCAGGGGACTAAGCGCGCCTATGAGATGGACAACGACTACAACTTTCCCATAGTGGGGATGAAAGCCCTGACCGATTACCAGCCCAAGGACTACCAGTTCAAGCTGGAGGACAGGGTGATTTTCGATCAGAGCAAGGTTAAGGGGATTAAGGTGCTCAACGGAGATGTGGGCGAAGAGGTTGCGAAGACCCAAGCCAAAACCCTCGTCGACCAGCTCCAGTCGGATAAAGCTCACGCCGCCCATCACATGATACAACAGCTCTCGACCCAGTCTGACGTGGGGGAAGCCGAGCTCCTTCACGCCCCCGTGTGGTTCGTCAGATACCAGCACAAGAACGGGAAAATCGTGCTTGTGATTGACGCCAACTCCGGCGGCGTCATAAACAGCATAGGTCTTTAGAGCGCCGAACCCAGAAATAACGGGGCGTCAGCCGGTTCGCCATGGCTGAACGAAGGCAGAAAGTGCCCATAAACATCCCAAGTGACGTCTGGCAGCCCCTCATGGAGATCAGGGCCCAGTTGGACTCCGAATGTCCGGGGAAGCCCACCCCCATCGAAGAGCTCCTGCGGGAAGTTGTGGGCCACTATGAGCGGTGCGACAGGGCCGCCGAAGAAGTCGAGGATTTCTGCAAGAGGGCCCAGACCTGGAAGAAACGCTGAGCCGCAGACGGCAACGATGCGAGTCTTCGCCCGGCCGGGATCTACCTGTTGAGCGGCCTGAACTCGAAACCGCATTTGACGCACACCCTCATCCCGGGTGCGTCGGTGATTACCTGCCTCGTCATACACCTGGGACACTCGACTGACATGCTTGCGTGCTTGATTGAACCGGAATGCTCCGCTCGGACCTTGTTTATGGCGTCGCTGTAGGCGTCACGCCTGAATCCCCTAGCCATGGAATATGTAGGACCTCCCCCCAGAAAAAGTTGTCCTATTTGACCTCGTCCAGTGTGAAGGTGAACCTGGCCCCCGCAAACTCGCCTGTGCTCACCCTTTCCCAAGTCACCTTG
Proteins encoded in this region:
- a CDS encoding zinc ribbon domain-containing protein, which gives rise to MVFCPKCGAQLPDDAGFCYKCGAKVGLVTQQAPKQSQDVIAPMGAKSLKCPSCGAPISPAFGEMFITCQYCGSSVSLGDGGWKSIDKHTMLPVKISQEDDVLKEVRGLMDKGLLHRHLQESSTLEEANLAMVPYWLMPVSARTSLVAVDMAAEAGQIATTAALAGILGGAMSNNRGWGGGGGGLMGGMLLGTMMGGGGFGGGGQGTKRAYEMDNDYNFPIVGMKALTDYQPKDYQFKLEDRVIFDQSKVKGIKVLNGDVGEEVAKTQAKTLVDQLQSDKAHAAHHMIQQLSTQSDVGEAELLHAPVWFVRYQHKNGKIVLVIDANSGGVINSIGL